A DNA window from Anaerocolumna sp. AGMB13020 contains the following coding sequences:
- the pstB gene encoding phosphate ABC transporter ATP-binding protein PstB translates to MVKFTVRDLDLFYGNFQALKKINMDIEKGKITAFIGPSGCGKSTFLKTLNRMNDLVEGVKITGEITLDGVDIYKDFDAIMLRSRVGMVFQQPNPFPMSIYDNVAYGPRIHGVKKKSVLDEIVEKSLRQAAIWDEVKDKLKKSALAVSGGQQQRICIARTLAIEPEVILMDEPTSALDPISTLKIEDLATELKNNYSIIIVTHNMQQAGRISDKTAFFLTGEVIEYGDTEQIFNKPLNKKTEDYITGRFG, encoded by the coding sequence ATGGTGAAATTTACAGTAAGGGACCTGGATTTATTTTATGGTAATTTTCAGGCCCTTAAGAAAATAAATATGGATATAGAAAAAGGAAAGATAACTGCTTTTATAGGACCTTCAGGCTGCGGAAAATCTACCTTTTTAAAAACCCTTAACCGCATGAATGATTTGGTGGAAGGGGTAAAGATTACAGGAGAAATCACACTTGACGGTGTGGATATCTATAAAGATTTCGATGCTATTATGTTAAGATCAAGGGTTGGCATGGTATTTCAGCAGCCAAATCCCTTTCCCATGAGTATTTACGATAATGTTGCATACGGTCCCAGAATACACGGAGTTAAGAAAAAGAGCGTATTGGATGAAATCGTAGAAAAATCCCTGCGCCAGGCAGCAATCTGGGATGAGGTAAAGGATAAGCTTAAGAAAAGTGCCCTTGCAGTTTCCGGCGGACAGCAGCAGAGAATCTGTATTGCCAGAACACTTGCCATAGAGCCTGAGGTTATTCTAATGGATGAACCTACTTCTGCCCTTGATCCGATTTCAACCTTAAAGATAGAAGACCTGGCAACAGAACTAAAGAATAATTATTCTATTATTATCGTAACCCACAACATGCAGCAGGCAGGACGTATATCTGATAAGACTGCTTTCTTCCTTACCGGAGAAGTAATAGAATATGGAGATACGGAACAGATATTCAACAAACCCTTAAACAAAAAAACAGAAGATTATATAACCGGAAGATTTGGCTGA
- the pstA gene encoding phosphate ABC transporter permease PstA, with protein MNNKNYKNRKMQDGILRGFIYLAAAVTVSILLIIVGFIVYKGAPGINIDFLTRSWDDKTTFVNVALQAGKADTGKEGYIPSLGITVKEGEKNLVIVNIDKSSPVKDALNLKNSLYRLKKTDEITKIGSDNTEDLSFADAVQLLKESEGTLRLKVVRPGGGIIPMLVSTIYIILLSLVISGPIGIGAAIYLNEYAKPGRILNSIRFAIQNLAGIPSIIYGLFGMLLFVQVLKMQYSILAGSLTLSILLLPTIISTTEEALKEIPRTYREGSYGLGATKLQTIARIILPGALPGILVAVILSIGRIVGESAALIFTAGTIAQIPEGLVGGKASAATLTTKMYWLIKESGDLSAASSIAVILLILIVLLNVASKMITKVFLKKTGSSR; from the coding sequence ATGAATAATAAGAATTATAAAAATAGAAAAATGCAGGACGGTATTTTAAGAGGATTCATTTATCTCGCAGCAGCCGTAACGGTAAGTATCTTATTGATAATTGTCGGATTCATAGTTTACAAAGGCGCACCCGGAATTAACATCGATTTTCTGACCAGAAGCTGGGATGATAAGACTACCTTTGTAAATGTAGCCCTGCAGGCAGGGAAAGCAGATACAGGAAAGGAAGGCTATATCCCTTCGCTAGGGATAACTGTGAAGGAAGGCGAGAAGAATCTGGTCATTGTAAACATTGATAAAAGTTCACCGGTTAAAGATGCCCTTAACCTGAAGAATTCACTCTACCGTCTGAAAAAAACGGATGAGATAACCAAGATCGGTTCCGATAATACGGAGGATTTATCCTTTGCCGATGCCGTACAGCTGCTAAAAGAAAGTGAAGGAACTCTGCGGCTTAAAGTGGTAAGACCAGGAGGCGGTATTATACCTATGCTGGTATCCACAATTTACATTATCCTTCTTTCCCTGGTAATCTCCGGGCCTATCGGAATCGGTGCTGCTATTTATCTGAATGAATATGCAAAACCCGGAAGGATTCTGAACAGTATACGTTTTGCCATTCAGAATCTGGCGGGTATTCCCTCCATTATATACGGTCTTTTTGGTATGCTTTTATTCGTACAGGTATTAAAAATGCAATATTCCATTCTTGCGGGATCCCTAACCTTAAGTATATTATTGCTTCCTACCATAATCTCAACTACGGAAGAAGCCTTAAAAGAAATCCCCAGAACCTACAGGGAAGGCTCTTACGGACTTGGAGCTACCAAGCTTCAGACCATTGCCAGAATCATATTACCGGGTGCGTTGCCTGGTATTCTGGTTGCCGTTATATTAAGTATCGGTAGAATTGTAGGAGAATCCGCAGCACTTATCTTTACGGCAGGAACAATCGCGCAGATACCGGAAGGATTGGTAGGCGGAAAAGCCTCAGCAGCTACCCTGACAACCAAAATGTACTGGTTGATCAAAGAATCCGGTGATCTGTCGGCTGCAAGCTCTATTGCAGTAATATTATTGATCCTCATAGTTCTTTTAAATGTCGCATCAAAGATGATTACGAAGGTATTCCTTAAAAAGACGGGGAGCAGCAGATAA
- the pstC gene encoding phosphate ABC transporter permease subunit PstC — protein MMKNVSNENKTGKAIEYREALFKIIFLLSALVSVLSVIAIIVFVFAKGLKPFFGNDAYSFLDFITGLKWDPNNNVFGVFYMIVGSLLATLGAIVLGVPIGLLTAVFIAEIAPKRIVAILKPGIELLAGIPSVIYGAFGLGVIVPLINKISPTGQGQSLLAVICVLTIMVLPTIISLSESSLRAVPKSYKEASYGLGASKIQTIFKAIVPAARSGILTATVLGIGRAIGETMAVMMIAGNNIGGLPTSIFSKIRPLTTNIAMEMGYASGRHQDMLFATGVILFTFIMAINFTLIRITKKLGNEGPLR, from the coding sequence ATGATGAAAAATGTAAGTAATGAGAATAAGACAGGTAAGGCAATAGAATACAGAGAAGCACTGTTTAAAATAATCTTTTTGCTAAGTGCTCTGGTCAGTGTCTTAAGTGTAATTGCAATTATCGTCTTTGTATTCGCAAAAGGTCTGAAACCCTTTTTCGGAAATGATGCTTACAGCTTTCTCGATTTTATAACCGGTTTGAAGTGGGATCCAAACAATAATGTTTTCGGAGTTTTCTACATGATAGTAGGATCCCTCCTTGCAACCCTGGGCGCTATAGTGCTCGGGGTTCCAATCGGTTTATTGACAGCTGTATTTATTGCCGAAATAGCCCCTAAAAGAATAGTAGCAATATTGAAGCCGGGAATAGAATTATTAGCCGGCATTCCGTCCGTTATTTACGGTGCTTTCGGTCTTGGCGTGATTGTCCCCCTGATTAATAAGATATCGCCCACCGGCCAGGGCCAGTCCTTACTGGCAGTTATATGTGTACTTACCATTATGGTACTTCCAACTATTATTTCCTTAAGCGAGAGCAGCTTAAGGGCAGTACCAAAATCTTATAAAGAAGCTTCCTATGGACTGGGTGCCTCCAAAATACAGACCATATTCAAAGCTATTGTTCCGGCAGCACGATCCGGTATCCTGACTGCAACCGTACTTGGTATCGGAAGGGCAATCGGTGAGACCATGGCGGTTATGATGATTGCAGGAAATAATATCGGTGGTCTTCCTACCAGTATTTTTTCAAAGATCAGACCTTTAACCACCAACATTGCCATGGAAATGGGTTATGCCTCCGGAAGGCATCAGGATATGCTTTTTGCTACTGGTGTAATACTGTTTACCTTCATTATGGCGATTAACTTTACATTGATCCGTATAACGAAAAAGCTTGGGAATGAAGGCCCTTTAAGATAA